One region of Streptomyces davaonensis JCM 4913 genomic DNA includes:
- a CDS encoding restriction endonuclease: MLAWLLRSSGFEVLTADDDQDKEPWKVLKEDKNGLLVRGRGAWHQVDALGQFRYVPPFSLPVRLFVEAKYLTTAPVGLPTVRNGHGVIHDVNEGETTTLSAPGTGRPRTRYRYSYAIFSTSGFSPEAQDYALAHQISLIDLSAPDFDVLRNLVKHTADTIHAVLEATPAAERPKVREIRTYLRGPLLEMDPGDVELPDAIRGPLDYLAQALYSRSQLGLVLAFPAAPFVLGLASDDLYGFVEYARAHPTHTVRLRRINQAASHPVWELRSAEHPDAYALRFGLPERVEKWIVAQDEGMPSRTRYVKRSMLSTMTLYWMHGEHAQTFQLRYEPRELRLDG; the protein is encoded by the coding sequence GTGCTGGCCTGGCTGTTGCGCTCCAGCGGCTTCGAGGTCCTCACGGCCGACGACGACCAGGACAAAGAGCCGTGGAAGGTCCTGAAGGAGGACAAGAACGGTCTGCTGGTTCGCGGACGCGGGGCCTGGCACCAGGTCGACGCGCTCGGACAGTTCCGGTACGTCCCGCCGTTCTCCCTGCCGGTCCGCTTGTTCGTCGAGGCAAAGTACCTGACCACAGCCCCTGTCGGTCTGCCCACCGTCCGCAACGGGCACGGTGTGATCCACGACGTAAACGAGGGCGAGACCACCACACTCTCTGCTCCGGGAACGGGCCGGCCTCGGACGCGATACCGCTACAGCTACGCGATCTTCTCCACGTCCGGCTTCAGCCCGGAGGCGCAGGACTACGCGCTTGCTCACCAGATATCCCTGATCGATCTCTCCGCACCGGACTTCGACGTGCTGCGGAATCTCGTCAAGCACACGGCCGACACGATCCACGCCGTGCTTGAAGCGACTCCGGCGGCCGAGCGACCGAAGGTGCGCGAGATACGGACGTACCTTCGTGGCCCGCTGCTGGAAATGGACCCGGGGGACGTGGAACTGCCCGATGCGATTCGCGGCCCCCTCGATTACCTCGCGCAGGCCCTGTACAGCCGGTCACAGTTGGGCCTTGTTCTGGCCTTTCCTGCCGCGCCGTTCGTCCTGGGCCTGGCCTCGGACGACCTTTACGGCTTCGTGGAATACGCTCGCGCGCACCCCACGCATACGGTGCGCCTGCGACGCATCAACCAGGCAGCGTCACACCCTGTTTGGGAACTGCGCTCCGCGGAACACCCCGACGCCTATGCGTTGCGGTTCGGCCTGCCCGAGCGGGTGGAGAAGTGGATCGTCGCGCAGGACGAAGGAATGCCCTCCCGCACCCGGTACGTCAAGCGCAGCATGCTGTCGACCATGACCCTGTACTGGATGCACGGGGAGCACGCGCAGACCTTCCAACTCCGCTACGAGCCACGCGAACTCCGTCTCGACGGCTGA